The following are from one region of the Anomaloglossus baeobatrachus isolate aAnoBae1 chromosome 1, aAnoBae1.hap1, whole genome shotgun sequence genome:
- the LOC142247746 gene encoding olfactory receptor 11L1-like — protein MNTNYSSVSSFILRGFSLARHTQLFLFTLFLIIYSMTLMSNLLIISLVTSQRSLHKPMYFFIGNFSFLEMWYTTVTVPRMLKDLGTGNKTISSTGCILQFYFLFFLGATQHFLLAVMAYDRFLAICYPLRYNNLMCRSTCGKLAATSWIAGCSSISLPAAMMSRLNFCGPNTIDHFFCDFSPLLQLSCTDTWLNEIIFSAVAWTVILGCFFFTFMSYLSVVTTILRIPSSLGRQKAFSTCASHIAVVGIFFGTVIFMYIRPKAKNSSPIDKVVSVFYSVVVPLLNPMIYSLRNQEMKNALWKAVSKFKSTF, from the coding sequence ATGAATACTAATTACAGCTCTGTGTCAAGTTTCATTCTCCGAGGCTTCTCTCTTGCCCGGCATACTCAACTATTTTTATTCACATTGTTCCTAATTATTTACTCAATGACTCTGATGTCCAACCTTCTCATCATCAGCCTGGTGACATCCCAGAGATCACTTCATAAACCCATGTACTTCTTTATCGGCAACTTTTCTTTTCTAGAAATGTGGTATACTACTGTCACTGTTCCCAGGATGCTTAAAGATTTAGGGACTGGAAATAAAACAATCTCCTCTACTGGTTGTATTTTACAATTTTATTTCTTGTTCTTTCTTGGAGCCACACAACATTTTTTATTAGCTGTAATGGCTTATGATCGTTTCTTGGCAATTTGCTACCCTTTAAGATATAACAACCTTATGTGCAGGTCCACCTGCGGTAAGCTGGCGGCGACATCTTGGATTGCAGGTTGCTCATCAATCTCTTTGCCAGCTGCTATGATGTCACGGTTAAATTTCTGTGGACCAAATACAATTGACCACTTTTTCTGTGACTTCAGCCCTTTGTTACAGTTGTCTTGCACTGATACCTGGCTAAATGAGATTATATTTTCTGCCGTAGCTTGGACAGTCATTCTTGGCTGCTTCTTTTTTACTTTTATGTCCTATTTGTCAGTAGTTACTACCATCTTAAGAATACCTTCTTCTCTTGGCCGCCAAAAAGCATTTTCAACTTGTGCTTCTCATATTGCAGTTGTTGGCATATTTTTTGGTACAGTCATTTTCATGTATATACGTCCAAAAGCTAAAAATTCCTCCCCAATTGACAAAGTGGTCTCAGTGTTTTATTCTGTTGTAGTTCCCCTTTTAAACCCTATGATCTATAGCCTAAGAAACCAAGAAATGAAAAATGCTTTGTGGAAAGCTGTGAGTAAATTTAAAAGTACATTTTAA